From the genome of Altererythrobacter sp. BO-6:
CCTCCAACGAAACCCCTACCGACCCGGTGCTTGCCGGGTTCCGCAAGAGCATCGACAATATCGATGCCGCGCTGATCCACATGCTGGCGGAACGTTTCCGCATCACTCAGGCGGTGGGCGAATACAAGGCCAAGGTTACCCTGCCCCCGGCCGATCCTGCGCGCGAGGAGCGGCAGATCGCGCGGCTGCGCAAGCTGTCCGAAGAGGCTGACTTGGATCCGGAATTCAGCGAGAAATTCCTGCGCTTCATCATCGACGAGGTGATCCGCCACCACGAAAAGGCGCAATCGAACCAGCGCTGAACCAGACCGTGCCAACCGGTATCGACTAGTGACTTTCACCTAGGCACCGTTTCAAGCTCCATTTGCCATGCGAGCCTAAGCCTGTCCCATGGCACAGGCACAATCCGCCTATGACCCAATCCAAGAGGGGCGACGCGCCGATGCGCGGCTACGCCTGCATCTTCCCGCGCGCCTGGTGCTGCTCAATCGGAGCGCGCCTTGCATCCTGGAGAATATCTCGCTGACCGGGGCCCGGCTGGTCATCGAAAAGCCCCCGAAGGTCGGTGAATTCGGCGAAGTCCATGGCGAAGCCCTGTGCGAGTTCTTCGAAGTGATGTGGGCATCCGGGCGCCATATTGGCATCGCCTTCGACGAGCCGCTCAGGCCTGAAACACTGCTATATCTGCGCGAATTCAACGACAACTTTCCGGAATTGCAGAAGCGGGGAATCAAGCAATTGGCGCGAGCCTGGGTAACGGGCGAGCAAGAATAACCTCAGCTGCCGTCACCATCTGTGCTTCCGATCGCGCGCGGAAGTGCAAGGCGCACCAGCAGTCCGCCCAAATCCTCGCTCTCATCAAGTTCGACCGATCCGCTGTAGATCTCCGCCACATCGCGCACGATCGCAAGGCCAAGGCCAGTACCCGGTTTGCCGGTATCGAGCCGAGCGCCGCGATCGAAGATGCGCTCGCGCTCGCTTTCAGGAATTCCCGCGCCGTCGTCTTCGACCCAGATCACGCATTGTTCCGATCCGTCCTCGGCGTCGACGGTGACAAATACGCTACCGCCACCGTACTTGGCCGCATTCTCGATCAGATTGCCGAGGATTTCATCAAGGTCCTGGCGCTCGATCATCACCTGCACATCGCGATTACCAGCAATGTCTATGCGCGTATCGGGATAGAGCCGTTCAACGGCACGACGCACCGCTTCCGCGCTCTGGAAAACGCCGGCTCGGGCATGACCCACTGCACGCCGGCCGACTGCCCTTGCCCGCGCGAGATGGTGATCGACATGGCGTTGCATCGTGCGCGTTTCACGGATCACTGCATCGCCCAGATCGGGCGCACGCGCCGTTGCGGCATTGGTAAGCACAGTCAGCGGTGTCTTCAGCGCGTGCGCCAGATTGCCGGCATGCGTTCGGGCTTCTTCGGCCTGCTTCTGCGAATGCGCGAGGAGTGAATTGATCTCTTCGACCAGCGGCTGGACTTCGGCGGGCAAGGGTTCGGTAATCCGGTTGGCGCCCGTGTTGCGCAGTTTCTGGATCGCCGCGCGCACCCTGCGCAATGGCGAGAGGCCATAGCGGATCTGGAACAGCGCCATCAGGAACAACCCCAGCCCCAGCACCGCAAAACTCCATGCCAGGATTGAGCGTATCTCGGCGATCTGGGCGTCCAGATCCCTGGTTGCGCTCGCCACAGCGAAGGTCCAGCGCGTTTCGCTGCCCGGCAGGATCACGGTCCGTTCGGCCATGCGCAGGCTTTCGTCACCGAACTGGTCGGGATCGTAGAAATGCGCTTCGTCATCGAAGTGATCGCCGCGGAGGGTCAGCGTCCGGTCCCACAAGCTGCGCGAGGGCCATGGCTCAAAGCCGTCCCCGCTAATCTGCCAGTAAAGCCCGCTGTTCGGTTCAAGGAAGCGCTGGTCACCCAGCGTACGATAGAAAAACACTTCGCCATCGGGGCCGATCTCC
Proteins encoded in this window:
- a CDS encoding HAMP domain-containing sensor histidine kinase, whose product is MALIAAGWIAVLLLLGGIALDRTLTNLVSRNFDEQLEYMLTAMIASAEIGPDGEVFFYRTLGDQRFLEPNSGLYWQISGDGFEPWPSRSLWDRTLTLRGDHFDDEAHFYDPDQFGDESLRMAERTVILPGSETRWTFAVASATRDLDAQIAEIRSILAWSFAVLGLGLFLMALFQIRYGLSPLRRVRAAIQKLRNTGANRITEPLPAEVQPLVEEINSLLAHSQKQAEEARTHAGNLAHALKTPLTVLTNAATARAPDLGDAVIRETRTMQRHVDHHLARARAVGRRAVGHARAGVFQSAEAVRRAVERLYPDTRIDIAGNRDVQVMIERQDLDEILGNLIENAAKYGGGSVFVTVDAEDGSEQCVIWVEDDGAGIPESERERIFDRGARLDTGKPGTGLGLAIVRDVAEIYSGSVELDESEDLGGLLVRLALPRAIGSTDGDGS
- a CDS encoding PilZ domain-containing protein, with product MAQAQSAYDPIQEGRRADARLRLHLPARLVLLNRSAPCILENISLTGARLVIEKPPKVGEFGEVHGEALCEFFEVMWASGRHIGIAFDEPLRPETLLYLREFNDNFPELQKRGIKQLARAWVTGEQE
- a CDS encoding chorismate mutase, with product MSSEASSNETPTDPVLAGFRKSIDNIDAALIHMLAERFRITQAVGEYKAKVTLPPADPAREERQIARLRKLSEEADLDPEFSEKFLRFIIDEVIRHHEKAQSNQR